One genomic segment of Pseudomonas sp. p1(2021b) includes these proteins:
- the aceK gene encoding bifunctional isocitrate dehydrogenase kinase/phosphatase encodes MSQPWPAAEIARMILDGFDDYREHFRHITLGARERFEQAQWQETQRAAARRIHLYEAKVNEVNGWLRQGFAEAVLLDVEQWPLVKSAYIRLIDARLDDELSETWYNSIFCSLFSHDLISDGCMFIHTTRPSMRGHERAAQTRTYRPDGSLRTLLWAVFADYPFDVPYADLEGDVARLEGQLRDCLPDWVCKDPALAVELFSPVLYRNKGAYLVGRLYTPDEQWPLVIPLLHREGHGIEADALITDEAEVSIIFSFTRSYFMVDVPVPAEFVGFLKRILPGKHIAELYTSIGFYKHGKSEFYRALINHLATTEDCFIMAPGVRGMVMSVFTLTGFNTVFKIIKDRFSPSKTVDRATVIDKYRLVKSVDRVGRMADTQEFADFRFPKAKFDPQCLAELLEVAPSTVVLEGDTVRIRHCWTERRMTPLNLYLEQASEAQVLEALEDYGLAIKQLAAANIFPGDMLLKNFGVTRHGRVVFYDYDEISFLTEVNFRHIPPPRYPEDEMSGEPWYSIGPHDVFPEEFPPFLFADIGQRRLFSRLHGELYDADYWKGLQAAINDGRVIDVFPYRRKGR; translated from the coding sequence ATGTCCCAGCCCTGGCCGGCGGCCGAGATCGCCCGGATGATCCTCGATGGCTTCGACGACTACCGGGAGCATTTCCGGCACATCACACTCGGTGCCCGTGAGCGTTTCGAACAGGCTCAGTGGCAGGAGACCCAGCGGGCGGCCGCGAGGCGGATCCACCTCTACGAGGCCAAGGTCAATGAAGTCAACGGTTGGCTGCGCCAAGGCTTCGCCGAGGCGGTGCTGCTGGACGTGGAGCAATGGCCGCTGGTCAAGAGTGCCTACATCCGGCTGATCGACGCGCGGCTTGACGACGAACTGTCGGAGACCTGGTACAACTCGATCTTCTGCAGCCTGTTCAGTCATGACCTGATCAGCGATGGCTGCATGTTCATCCACACCACCCGGCCCTCGATGCGTGGCCACGAACGCGCGGCGCAGACTCGTACCTACAGGCCGGACGGCAGCTTGCGCACCCTGCTGTGGGCCGTGTTTGCCGACTATCCGTTCGACGTGCCCTACGCTGACCTGGAGGGTGACGTGGCGCGCTTGGAGGGGCAACTGCGCGACTGCCTGCCGGACTGGGTGTGCAAGGACCCGGCATTGGCCGTGGAGCTGTTTTCGCCGGTGCTGTACCGCAACAAGGGCGCCTACCTGGTCGGGCGGCTGTATACCCCCGACGAGCAATGGCCGCTGGTGATCCCGTTGCTGCACCGCGAGGGCCATGGCATCGAGGCGGATGCGCTGATCACCGACGAAGCCGAAGTCTCGATCATCTTTTCCTTCACCCGTTCGTATTTCATGGTCGACGTGCCGGTGCCCGCCGAATTCGTCGGTTTCCTCAAGCGCATCCTGCCCGGCAAGCATATCGCCGAGCTGTACACCTCCATCGGCTTCTACAAGCATGGCAAGTCGGAGTTCTACCGTGCCTTGATCAATCACCTGGCGACCACCGAGGACTGCTTCATCATGGCGCCGGGGGTACGGGGCATGGTGATGAGCGTGTTCACCCTGACCGGGTTCAATACGGTGTTCAAGATCATCAAGGACCGTTTTTCGCCGTCCAAGACCGTCGACCGGGCCACGGTGATCGACAAGTACCGCCTGGTGAAAAGCGTCGACCGGGTCGGACGCATGGCCGATACCCAGGAGTTCGCCGACTTTCGCTTCCCCAAGGCCAAGTTCGACCCCCAGTGCCTGGCCGAACTGTTGGAGGTGGCGCCTTCGACCGTGGTGCTCGAAGGCGATACCGTGCGTATTCGCCACTGCTGGACGGAACGGCGCATGACCCCGCTCAACCTCTACCTCGAACAGGCCAGCGAGGCCCAGGTGCTGGAGGCCTTGGAGGATTACGGCCTGGCGATCAAGCAGCTGGCGGCGGCGAATATCTTCCCGGGCGACATGCTGCTGAAGAACTTCGGGGTCACTCGGCATGGGCGAGTGGTGTTCTATGACTATGACGAGATCAGCTTCCTTACCGAGGTGAATTTCCGGCACATCCCGCCGCCGCGCTACCCGGAAGATGAAATGTCCGGCGAGCCCTGGTATTCGATCGGGCCTCACGACGTATTCCCCGAGGAGTTTCCGCCGTTCCTGTTCGCCGATATCGGCCAGCGGCGATTGTTCAGCCGGCTGCACGGGGAGTTGTATGACGCCGATTATTGGAAGGGACTGCAGGCGGCGATCAACGATGGCCGGGTAATCGATGTGTTCCCGTATCGGCGCAAAGGGCGCTAG